TGGTGACAAAGTCGATCCCGATGTCGCTAAATATAATCTGCCTGAAGTGGTGGACTATAACTTCCATATTAAGCCGATTTTATCCGACAGTTGCTTTTTATGTCATGGCCCAGACACCGCCAATGCCAAAGCGGGTTTAAGCCTAAATACCTTTGAAAAAGCCACAACCCACAAACTCGACTCGGGTAACTTCGCCATAGTACCGGGTGATGCCGATGCCAGTGAAGCGTTACAACGCATATTAACTGATGATCCGGGCATAATGATGCCGCCATCAAACTCAAATTTACGTTTGTCGGATCGCGATAAAGCCTTAATCAAGCGCTGGATCAATCAAGGCGCTGAGTACAAAAAACATTGGTCGTTTATCAGTCCAGAAACACCAAACTTACCAGAAGTAGCGCAACAAGATTGGCCAGTTAACCCCATCGATAATTTCATTCTTCATAAAATAGAAAGTAAAAAGGTTGAAGATAAACAACTTAAGCCAAATGCTGAAGCGGATAAAGAAACCCTTATTCGCCGCGTAACGTTTGATATCACGGGTTTACCGCCAACGTTGGAAGAAATCGATAGTTTCCTTGCCGATAACAGTGCCGATGCTTACGAAAAACTCGTTGACCGTTTACTGGCTAAACCAGCTTACGGCGAACGTATGGCATCGGAATGGCTCGATGTCGCGCGTTATGCCGATACCCATGGTTACGCAACTGATCCGTATCGCGATGTTTCGCCATACCGCGACTGGGTAATTAAAGCGTTTAACGAAAATAAACCGTTTGATGAGTTTATTACTTGGCAGTTAGCTGGCGATTTATTACCGACCCCTAGTGACGAACAGCTACTCGCCACCGCTTTCAACCGTATGCATACTCAAAATAACGAGGGCGGGATCGTTAACGAAGAATTCCGCGTTGAGTACGTAAAAGACAGGGTTCAAGCCGTTGGTACAGGTTTACTTGGTTTAACCATGCACTGCGCGCAATGTCATGATCATAAGTACGATGATATTCCAGCCAAGCACTACTACCAAACCTTCGCCATGTTCAACAATATTGACGAATCAGGGCAGATCTCTTGGGATGCGGGCGATATGCCAGTGCCGACTATGTTGTTGCCGAATGACGAGCAAAAGGCCAAAGTCACAAAACTTAAACAACAAGTCGAGAACCAAGAAAGCGCGCTAGAGGTTGTCGCTAGCAAGAGCCAATCGGGTTTCACGAATTGGTTAAAAAACAAAGCTAAGGCAGATCTTTTCGCTAACGATGTGCTAATAGCACATTACCCATTTAGCCAAAAAGACAGTACCAAAACCATTCACAATGCCTTAGATAAAAAGCAAACAGGTAAAGTCTTGTTTAGCTCCAGTAAATACCAAAAAGACGGCCCAGCTTTGGTAGTGAAAACCGACCAAGGTAATGAGGCCATTGAGGTTAACGGTGATGACGCTTTATTCTTCCCATCCATGGATCACTTTAATCGCGCAACCCCCTTTACCGTGGCGATTAAAGCTAAGTTCCCTGCCGATTTAACCGATGGCGTATTATTCCACTTTAATAAATCATCGATTTTGTATAACTACAAAGGCTTTGATGTCACCGTGGAAGACAACCATTGGGTAGTACGATTAGCTCATACTTATCCATACAATGCCATTGCCTTGCGCTCTCAACAGCCAGTTACAACCGACGTTTGGCAACATGTCGCCCTTACCTATAATGGTTCGTCGAAAGCTGATGGTGTAACCCTATATGTAGACGGCCAACCTGTGGCCATGAATGTCGAACGCGACAACCTTTACAAAGATATTCGCCATCGTCCAAAAGACGAACTCGGCTTAGTAGTAACACTTAAAGTTGGTGCACGCTGGCGTTCACGAGGCGCAGCACTAACATTAGTTGATGACTTAAAAGTGTGGTCAACCGACTTAACTCAAGTTGAAATATTAGCCAATGCTAATCAAGCCTTAGGTAAAGACTTTTCAGTTGGTGATGTTGCAAGTGAATCGCAATGGTTAGCCTACTACAACCAACGCGTAAACAAGCAGTATGTCCAAGCTTTGGACAAACTAACGGATGTGCGTAACCAATATAACGCGGCCAATGAAGACATTCCTGAGATCATGATCATGCAGGAATTAGCCGAACAGCGCCCAACTTATATTCTTGAACGCGGTTTATACAACAACTATGGTGAACAAGTAGAAGCAGGGGTGCCAGAGGCTGTGTTCCCGTTTGATCCAAATCTACCGAAAAACCGCATTGGTTTAGCTAAATGGCTAACCGATCCACAACATCCTTTGTTAGCTCGTGTAGTCAGTAACCGCTATTGGATGATGCTAATGGGTACAGGTATTGTGCGTACGCCAGAAGACTTTGGTAGCCAAGGCCAATTGCCTACCCACCCTGACGCTTTAGATTGGCTAAGTCGCGAGTTTATCGATTCAGGTTGGGATATTAAGCACATAGTTAAAACCATCGCGATGTCAGCAACCTATCGCCAAAGCTCAATTGCTAGCGAGCTGAAGCTCGAAGCCGATCCGGAAAATACCTTATACGCTCGCGGGCCAAGTAACCGTTTAACCGCAGAAATGTTGCGTGACAATGTGCTTGCAGCCAGTGGCTTGCTGGTTGAAAAGCTCGGTGGCAAAAGTGTT
This genomic window from Saccharobesus litoralis contains:
- a CDS encoding DUF1553 domain-containing protein — protein: MPTNTLSRLLLAGLAGLGLSACGDKVDPDVAKYNLPEVVDYNFHIKPILSDSCFLCHGPDTANAKAGLSLNTFEKATTHKLDSGNFAIVPGDADASEALQRILTDDPGIMMPPSNSNLRLSDRDKALIKRWINQGAEYKKHWSFISPETPNLPEVAQQDWPVNPIDNFILHKIESKKVEDKQLKPNAEADKETLIRRVTFDITGLPPTLEEIDSFLADNSADAYEKLVDRLLAKPAYGERMASEWLDVARYADTHGYATDPYRDVSPYRDWVIKAFNENKPFDEFITWQLAGDLLPTPSDEQLLATAFNRMHTQNNEGGIVNEEFRVEYVKDRVQAVGTGLLGLTMHCAQCHDHKYDDIPAKHYYQTFAMFNNIDESGQISWDAGDMPVPTMLLPNDEQKAKVTKLKQQVENQESALEVVASKSQSGFTNWLKNKAKADLFANDVLIAHYPFSQKDSTKTIHNALDKKQTGKVLFSSSKYQKDGPALVVKTDQGNEAIEVNGDDALFFPSMDHFNRATPFTVAIKAKFPADLTDGVLFHFNKSSILYNYKGFDVTVEDNHWVVRLAHTYPYNAIALRSQQPVTTDVWQHVALTYNGSSKADGVTLYVDGQPVAMNVERDNLYKDIRHRPKDELGLVVTLKVGARWRSRGAALTLVDDLKVWSTDLTQVEILANANQALGKDFSVGDVASESQWLAYYNQRVNKQYVQALDKLTDVRNQYNAANEDIPEIMIMQELAEQRPTYILERGLYNNYGEQVEAGVPEAVFPFDPNLPKNRIGLAKWLTDPQHPLLARVVSNRYWMMLMGTGIVRTPEDFGSQGQLPTHPDALDWLSREFIDSGWDIKHIVKTIAMSATYRQSSIASELKLEADPENTLYARGPSNRLTAEMLRDNVLAASGLLVEKLGGKSVYPYQPEGLWVMNRGKYQQSTGDDLYRRSLYTIWKRNAPPPSMHNFDTPTRSYSVGTRQSTNTPLQALTLMNDPQYVEAGRILAERVMTETQDGDQRLVNLYRRLTSKFPDEHELSLMQDMYKTFADKFQKAPEQADELLTVGEKPSSKQLDKHSLAALSTVANLVMNHDATVIKR